In Mycobacterium stomatepiae, the following are encoded in one genomic region:
- a CDS encoding glycoside hydrolase gives MSRNVLAIGRSRWMAIAASLVVSAGMIYAQGTKSSLPVEPPTASPTVTAAPPPKDSATGLGPHVATPAEVESLAALAATAPTGAQSFQFPLPAGVASEDRLQVKTIWAARVIGVLFPQVKTIYGYRQDALPWHPNGLAIDVMIPNHGSPEGIELGNQIAGYALANAKRWGINHVIWRQKIYPGPNSGAWTADLGNETANHYDHVHIATGGGGYPKGNEVYYIASMTPTPAE, from the coding sequence GTGAGCAGGAACGTGTTAGCCATCGGCCGGAGCCGTTGGATGGCGATCGCGGCTTCGCTCGTTGTTTCTGCCGGCATGATCTACGCCCAGGGAACAAAGTCATCGCTGCCCGTTGAACCCCCCACGGCAAGCCCGACGGTGACCGCGGCTCCGCCCCCGAAAGACTCGGCGACCGGCCTGGGCCCACACGTCGCGACCCCGGCGGAGGTGGAATCGTTGGCGGCGCTGGCGGCGACCGCACCGACCGGGGCGCAGAGCTTCCAATTCCCGTTGCCGGCCGGCGTCGCGTCGGAGGACCGGTTGCAGGTCAAAACCATCTGGGCGGCACGTGTCATCGGTGTGCTGTTTCCGCAGGTCAAAACGATCTACGGGTACCGGCAAGACGCCCTGCCGTGGCATCCCAACGGGTTGGCGATCGATGTGATGATCCCGAATCATGGCAGCCCGGAGGGCATCGAACTCGGCAACCAGATCGCCGGATATGCACTGGCGAATGCGAAGCGATGGGGCATCAACCACGTGATCTGGCGGCAGAAGATCTATCCGGGTCCCAACTCGGGAGCATGGACGGCCGACCTCGGAAACGAGACCGCCAACCACTACGACCACGTCCACATCGCGACGGGCGGCGGCGGCTATCCGAAGGGCAACGAGGTTTACTACATCGCGTCGATGACCCCCACACCGGCGGAGTAG
- a CDS encoding SAM-dependent methyltransferase: MSSDGAARTEGDSWDLASSVGATATMVAASRALASREPDPLLDDRFAEPLVRAVGHPFFTRMLDGDIPLDDADVPLTVRQRCEQMAVRTRFFDNFFLAATESGIRQVVFEVDQPEVIVFKGTTLAQIGAEPAAERRAVGVDLRDDWPTALRDNFFDTSAPTAWIAEGLLPYLPPDAQDRLLDNITALSVPGSRLATENITDMGVFTDERARALRSGWQKHGLDFDVADLVWIGDRRQAGEHLADTGWTVTQHPTEDLCAENGFALPEHELLAEFRRAISYLSAELG, from the coding sequence GTGTCATCGGATGGCGCAGCGCGTACCGAAGGAGACAGCTGGGACCTTGCCTCGAGCGTGGGAGCGACGGCGACAATGGTGGCGGCGTCTCGCGCGCTGGCGTCACGCGAACCGGATCCGCTGCTCGACGATCGGTTCGCCGAGCCGTTGGTCCGCGCGGTGGGACACCCGTTCTTCACGCGCATGCTCGACGGCGATATTCCTCTCGACGACGCCGATGTACCCCTGACGGTCCGGCAGCGCTGCGAGCAGATGGCGGTGCGCACAAGGTTTTTCGATAACTTCTTCCTTGCTGCGACCGAGAGTGGAATCCGTCAGGTCGTCTTCGAGGTGGACCAGCCCGAGGTGATCGTGTTCAAGGGCACCACGTTGGCTCAGATCGGCGCCGAACCGGCCGCCGAACGCCGTGCGGTTGGCGTCGACCTGCGTGACGACTGGCCTACCGCCTTGCGCGACAACTTCTTTGACACCTCGGCCCCGACGGCGTGGATCGCCGAAGGCCTGCTGCCGTATCTGCCGCCAGACGCCCAGGACCGATTGCTGGACAACATCACCGCACTCAGCGTGCCGGGCAGTCGCCTCGCGACCGAAAACATCACCGACATGGGCGTGTTCACCGACGAGCGTGCGCGGGCCCTACGCAGCGGTTGGCAAAAGCACGGGCTCGATTTCGACGTCGCCGATCTGGTGTGGATCGGTGACCGTCGTCAAGCCGGCGAGCACCTGGCGGACACCGGCTGGACGGTCACGCAGCATCCCACCGAAGACCTGTGCGCCGAAAACGGGTTTGCGCTGCCGGAACACGAACTGCTGGCCGAGTTTCGGCGCGCCATCAGCTACCTGAGCGCAGAACTGGGCTGA
- a CDS encoding glycosyltransferase, which translates to MRFVLASYGTRGDTEPSVAVGRELLRRGHDVQMAVSPDLVGFAEAAGVAAVAYGLDTQEWLDTYRDFWASAFHNSWKVPSLISMWRELRESVIRSCIQMSETLTPLARGADVLFTGESFMETAANVAEYYDIPLATLHYVPIRANGRLVPIMPAPVVRSAMSMSNWLTWRMTKHLEDAQRRELGLPNATRPASRRIADRGSLEIQAYDEACFPGLVTEWAKWKRQRPFVGALTLELMTDADEEVASWIAAGTPPICFGFGSMRIASPADTVAMISAACEKLGERALLCSGWSDFGEVPHFDNVKVVGEFNYAAIFPACRAVVHHGGTGTTAAGLRAGVPTLVLSMDLVQTIWGAQITRLKVGAARRFANTNRESLVADLRQILAPECVTRAREFATRMSKPDASVASAADLLEALASPKRSAVSPVLRSGS; encoded by the coding sequence ATGAGATTTGTGCTCGCAAGTTATGGAACTCGGGGGGATACAGAGCCATCAGTCGCTGTCGGCCGCGAATTGCTGCGCCGAGGGCACGACGTGCAGATGGCCGTCTCACCAGACCTCGTTGGCTTTGCCGAAGCGGCAGGCGTCGCCGCGGTCGCCTACGGGCTCGACACCCAGGAATGGCTGGATACGTACCGCGACTTCTGGGCGTCCGCGTTCCACAACTCGTGGAAAGTTCCCTCCTTGATCAGCATGTGGCGCGAACTTCGCGAATCCGTCATTCGGAGCTGCATACAGATGAGCGAAACGCTGACGCCGCTGGCGCGAGGGGCCGACGTGCTCTTCACCGGCGAGAGTTTCATGGAGACGGCGGCCAACGTCGCAGAGTACTACGACATACCTCTGGCCACCCTGCACTACGTCCCGATCCGGGCCAACGGGCGGCTCGTCCCGATCATGCCCGCGCCAGTGGTCCGCTCGGCCATGAGCATGTCCAACTGGCTGACATGGCGGATGACGAAACATCTCGAGGACGCGCAGCGCCGTGAACTGGGCCTGCCCAACGCAACTCGTCCGGCCTCGCGACGCATCGCCGACCGTGGATCGCTGGAGATCCAGGCCTACGACGAGGCATGCTTCCCCGGCCTGGTGACCGAATGGGCGAAATGGAAGCGTCAGCGCCCCTTCGTTGGCGCGCTGACCTTGGAATTGATGACGGACGCCGACGAGGAAGTCGCGTCGTGGATTGCGGCGGGCACGCCGCCGATTTGCTTCGGCTTCGGCAGCATGCGTATCGCTTCTCCCGCCGATACGGTCGCGATGATCAGCGCGGCATGCGAGAAACTCGGTGAGCGGGCGCTGCTGTGCTCCGGATGGAGCGACTTCGGCGAGGTGCCACATTTCGACAACGTCAAGGTGGTCGGCGAGTTCAATTACGCGGCGATTTTCCCGGCCTGCCGGGCGGTCGTGCACCACGGCGGGACGGGCACCACGGCCGCGGGCCTGCGCGCCGGAGTTCCCACGCTGGTCCTGTCAATGGACCTCGTTCAGACGATCTGGGGAGCTCAGATCACCCGGCTGAAAGTGGGTGCGGCCCGACGATTTGCGAACACGAACCGCGAGTCGTTGGTCGCCGATCTGCGCCAGATCCTCGCTCCCGAATGCGTGACCCGAGCCCGCGAATTCGCCACTCGAATGAGCAAACCCGACGCCAGCGTTGCCAGCGCCGCCGATCTCCTCGAGGCGCTTGCCAGCCCGAAACGGTCGGCGGTCAGCCCAGTTCTGCGCTCAGGTAGCTGA
- a CDS encoding class I SAM-dependent methyltransferase, with amino-acid sequence MTDRQERAMSFGSIAEDYDGLRPQAPQEAVGWLVPPDCEVAVDVGAGTGLFSRTLVDRADQVIAVEPDARMRKVLTERSPGIRALEGRGESIPLPDAAADAVFVSSARHWMDHERALPEIGRVLHDGGRFGLIWTSRDREVDWVRDLGRLPGQDLEEVQSVDRFRQRLHFDLPEPQIFHNIEREIFRFVRTMSLEGAVAMLATYSRAIIAAPEERAQTLDAAREAMQARFPGADMIDIPMRAWCWRADRVSRAL; translated from the coding sequence GTGACTGATCGCCAAGAACGCGCAATGTCCTTCGGATCGATCGCCGAAGACTATGACGGACTGCGGCCCCAGGCCCCGCAGGAGGCGGTGGGCTGGCTGGTGCCGCCCGATTGCGAGGTGGCCGTCGACGTGGGGGCGGGAACCGGATTGTTCAGCCGCACGCTGGTGGACAGAGCCGACCAAGTCATCGCGGTAGAGCCCGACGCGCGGATGCGTAAAGTGCTGACCGAGCGATCCCCGGGAATCCGCGCACTCGAGGGCCGCGGCGAGTCGATACCGCTCCCGGATGCCGCGGCGGATGCGGTTTTCGTCTCGTCGGCGCGGCACTGGATGGACCACGAACGAGCCCTTCCCGAGATCGGTCGGGTGCTGCACGACGGCGGTCGCTTCGGCCTGATCTGGACGAGCCGCGACCGTGAGGTGGACTGGGTGCGTGACCTCGGCCGGCTGCCGGGCCAGGACCTCGAAGAGGTCCAATCGGTAGACCGCTTCCGCCAGCGCCTGCACTTCGACCTCCCCGAACCGCAGATCTTCCACAACATCGAGCGCGAAATCTTCCGGTTCGTCCGGACGATGTCGCTCGAGGGCGCCGTGGCGATGCTGGCGACCTACAGCCGGGCGATCATCGCCGCCCCAGAGGAGCGCGCTCAGACGCTCGACGCGGCGCGCGAGGCGATGCAAGCACGCTTCCCCGGTGCCGACATGATCGATATCCCGATGCGCGCATGGTGCTGGCGCGCCGACCGCGTTTCGCGCGCGCTATGA
- a CDS encoding class I SAM-dependent methyltransferase produces the protein MTAPRRRELNRAVTRIWTFLAPAYDQPMLQQWVYRPPHDEVIARLRDHQSRRIADIACGTGILSDRIERELHPEVIYGVDMSDGMLAQARARSDRVQWRRGPAEQLPFDDGTLDAVVTTSAFHFFDQPAALREFHRVLAPGGLVAVSALSTRQTLLHVSSVNRWKPQHNASPAEVRSTFEGAGFTVTDQHRIPRAFWLRFVSDVVTIGIKS, from the coding sequence ATGACCGCACCGCGACGTCGGGAGCTCAACCGTGCCGTCACCCGGATTTGGACTTTCCTAGCACCGGCCTACGACCAGCCGATGCTGCAGCAGTGGGTGTACCGTCCGCCGCACGACGAGGTGATCGCGCGGCTGCGTGATCATCAATCGCGCAGGATCGCTGACATCGCCTGTGGAACAGGAATTCTCAGCGACCGCATCGAGCGTGAATTACACCCCGAGGTCATCTACGGCGTAGACATGTCGGACGGCATGCTCGCCCAGGCGCGTGCCAGATCTGATCGGGTGCAATGGCGGCGCGGCCCAGCCGAGCAGCTGCCCTTCGACGACGGCACCCTCGATGCCGTCGTGACGACCTCGGCGTTCCACTTCTTCGACCAGCCGGCAGCGTTGCGAGAGTTTCATCGCGTACTGGCGCCGGGCGGACTTGTGGCCGTCTCCGCGCTCAGCACGCGACAAACCCTGCTGCATGTGTCGTCGGTGAATAGGTGGAAACCACAGCACAATGCGTCGCCCGCGGAGGTGCGCTCGACCTTCGAGGGTGCCGGCTTCACGGTTACCGATCAGCACCGCATCCCGCGGGCATTCTGGCTGCGCTTCGTATCCGACGTGGTGACCATCGGCATCAAAAGCTAG
- a CDS encoding histidine phosphatase family protein — protein MLAASWTPAHAAGNRNITLTFVRHAQSAANASGLIDTTVPGPELSPRGFCQASVVGAELAPNHYDGVYASTMIRTQETATPTSQLLGEQITVLPGLREIEAGKFEGTPEADIPQTYFAAPARWIQGDRTARIPGSVDGNEFNARFTEAVQRIYDTGEQNPVAFSHSAAIMFWVLMNARNADPSLLKTQSLTNVGHVVLTGDPSDGWTLTEWDADPPPC, from the coding sequence ATGCTGGCCGCGAGCTGGACGCCCGCACATGCCGCCGGCAATCGCAATATCACCTTGACTTTCGTTCGACATGCCCAGTCGGCGGCCAATGCATCGGGACTGATCGACACCACGGTCCCGGGCCCCGAACTGTCGCCGAGAGGTTTCTGCCAGGCGAGCGTGGTGGGTGCAGAGTTGGCGCCCAACCATTACGACGGTGTCTACGCGTCAACCATGATCCGGACTCAGGAGACGGCCACACCGACGTCGCAATTGCTGGGTGAACAGATCACCGTGCTGCCCGGGCTGCGGGAGATCGAGGCCGGCAAGTTCGAGGGCACGCCCGAGGCCGACATACCCCAGACCTACTTCGCCGCTCCCGCGCGCTGGATACAGGGCGACCGTACCGCTCGGATCCCCGGTTCCGTGGATGGCAACGAGTTCAACGCGCGGTTCACCGAAGCGGTCCAGCGCATCTACGACACCGGAGAGCAGAACCCGGTCGCGTTCTCACACAGCGCGGCGATCATGTTCTGGGTGTTGATGAACGCGCGCAATGCGGACCCGTCGTTGCTGAAGACCCAGTCGTTGACCAACGTGGGTCACGTGGTGCTCACGGGAGATCCTTCCGACGGCTGGACATTGACCGAATGGGATGCCGATCCCCCGCCGTGCTGA
- a CDS encoding chitin-binding protein has protein sequence MKLKQMIAAATLTGAFSAAALGVGVGLANAAPGTPPAAPGGHGAPGPGGHGAPAGPNDPGGPGGPGGPGGPGEHGPGGPGGPQGGPGGPGPDGPGGPGHPGGPGFNGPGGPGGPGGPGGPGGPGGPGGPGGPWHGDPHRGYFNNAPWGNGPAPWGPGEPPRPAWDRPLPPPGGPWNYGPINYWGYQETPVWDPGFNAWGFWFFGVWIPL, from the coding sequence ATAAAACTCAAGCAAATGATTGCGGCGGCCACGCTTACCGGCGCCTTTAGTGCAGCAGCGCTGGGCGTGGGCGTGGGATTGGCGAATGCCGCTCCAGGTACACCACCTGCGGCTCCAGGAGGCCACGGCGCTCCTGGCCCGGGAGGCCACGGCGCTCCGGCCGGCCCAAATGATCCCGGCGGCCCCGGTGGACCGGGCGGCCCGGGTGGTCCCGGAGAACACGGCCCAGGTGGCCCCGGTGGACCTCAAGGTGGTCCCGGCGGCCCCGGACCCGATGGCCCTGGTGGGCCCGGACATCCCGGCGGCCCCGGTTTCAATGGTCCGGGTGGACCTGGCGGACCGGGTGGGCCGGGTGGACCTGGCGGACCGGGTGGGCCGGGTGGCCCTGGCGGGCCGTGGCACGGGGATCCGCACCGCGGATACTTCAACAACGCGCCATGGGGCAACGGACCTGCCCCTTGGGGTCCGGGTGAACCGCCTCGGCCGGCGTGGGATCGACCCCTCCCGCCGCCAGGGGGCCCGTGGAACTATGGCCCGATCAACTACTGGGGCTACCAGGAAACTCCCGTGTGGGATCCCGGTTTCAACGCCTGGGGCTTCTGGTTCTTCGGAGTCTGGATTCCGCTGTAA